The genomic stretch TCTTTGTaaacgaaaataaaataattttattgtCTACTACGAGTGGCAACCTTTGACAAAATATCTcatattttatcaattaaaaactCAATAATCTTTAATTGGTCAAGTTTTAATGTCACTCAAACAATTTGAATAACACGAGTGCTCATATCATATATTAGCACTAACAATTATATCTAATATAAGCGTCGTACGATTATCGCATAACCGTAGTACTTCATGTTTTATGTGTCATTTAAACAATTTAATAACACACTTGGCTATATCTAATATAACCCAACTGATAAGACTGACCCTTATATCTCATACAAAAGTCGGCTCCTATCACCATATACTTTGCATGCTAAATAACAATCATAAGCTTTAAAACAGCTTACCCACTAATATGTTACTCAAACATTACAATGACATTATATTACCAATAAATGTTCAAAATGCAATGCTTGAAACAATGATTAGCACTAAAGTGGAAATGCCTTTTATATCCACATAATAGACCAAAGCTAATTACGCATGCATGTCATAGTTTTGTTACTCAACGAATTGCGAGAACTATTCTCGCGAGACCCAAATTTACAAAATGTAAATGCAaaattggctctgataccaattgaagggacGCGCACATTACATGTGTAGCCGGAAGATAAAAACGCGGTCCTCCCGAGACCTATTGcatttaaaaacttgtaaaaatcgGGTAAAGGGACACATACTTTATGTGTAGACAATAAATTGGTCTAACCCAGAAAATACGAGTCTCTAGTGTATCAACACCGGTAGATAGACTAACGTTCTCAACCCTTGAGACGACCTCGGAATAATAGAGAAGATACTTTTCTCACGTTATTGTGTAAGTATAAGAGTAAGATCGATGATATCCGAACTCGTTACTTTTGTGCGTATAAATACGGAGTAGCAAAGATGCATGGCTATTTATAGCAAAAGATAACTTAGCCATTAAGATTTATTCACGTGTAGCAAACCATAGTGAAAAAGCCACGTACCATCAATAGGATAAACATGATGAATCATTTTCATCAAAAAAGGACGTGTAATGTAAATCTTAATGCCAATCTGATTCGTTTCGATCCGTCTCTCGTACAAACGTCTttccgatattaactatatttccgtgttagcggacaatataaaaatatgtcgtcgagattatttaattaattatctcataataaattaaataaccgtaaacgttaaatatcaaccgtaagtgtgtgaccacataggttcatcgctaaaccggtaataattaatctcattaattattAATCGAGGTTGGCGTCTAACAACACTCCCCGACGGCCGGATAGCGTGAATACCAATATTCACTGTACTCCACTGTACTCGAACCTGGTAAAGGATACTGTATTTATTTCCCTCCGTCATTCCAACTCCGGATCGTCCTAGGGTATGGTTTGACTGTCAAACCCCACTGACGACCACTATGTTACATGTCTATCATTATTGGTCGGGAATGACTTTAAGAAACTCGTTTCTTAAATCATTCGTCTACCCTGGCCAAGGTTTTATATAaccaataagattaatgacaacatagagttcaaactcattaccttgagctgacggattccatcttgactcaccactaattacataggtacttaattatacccaatgaccattcaactagcatttttacacactaggtgtcCGGTATCTAAGTACAATAAGTAGTCTATTAACTACAATGATGATCTCAGGTCAAAGGATAAAATATACAATTACTCCTTAAGAGAATTTCCACATTGACAGTGCATAGTTAATAATAACCATTTGGGAAATCTCACTGTTGATCACGTTCAATAACCATATCTCCATATGCATTATTTATATTATAACTTAATGAATGAGATCCATTAATACTCATCCTATGAGTACCGTTATCAATATATTGGTCAATCCGGATTTTCATAATCCCGTTCTGATAATCCAACGACCAAGAACACTTTTAGACTAAACTTTATAATACTCGACTCTCATTATCATAATCTCCATTATGATGTCAAATATACCAGTTTAATCAAGGATTTATCATCGTATTAACAccttaataagataataagaaaatGCCATCTAATTATTAATCCCCATTAATAATTACACTGTATGAAATTCGTTCAAAACGTTTCATAACGATTGCTCTGGGGCATAGTTCCAACAATATGTGTGAGGATTTACGATGCTATCATAGAGGTGAAGTCTCGTGGTTAAAACTTGAGTAAAATTTTCAAAGGTGTCAGGTTTAAATCTCACCAAGAACAATTTAGTAGAAGGCTTCAAATGCATAATCGACTTTACCCGATGCACACTTAAGATAACTATCTCATCTGGCCATGGACCATCTATTCATTCAAATTTTTAGTACTCCGTAGATGATTCAAGCGACCTTTGATGAGTGCCAGAGCAATTTTGCAGGGCACACATATCAACAATAATTGATTTATGCACCAATAGAAAAAATAATATAAATGCAATTAAAACACGTGTCATGTTATTACTAGCTCTCAAGCTAATGCCACTAATTTCTTATCATCTCCTCGATTGTGAATTTGCCCCCATATATTCTTGACATTAATATAGCGCCATAACGAAGGCAGATACAATACATGATCTCACTTATCCAATTTCTACCGGACGCATACAATTAAGAGAAACGCGGCCAACTGTTTTTGAATTGTCTCTTTATAATTCCTTTGTCTGAGTTAGTGAGTTACTCGTACTTGTTTACGCTTGGAACGGACAGAGTATATATTTTCACAACCTTTTCATATATTCTACACACTTACTTCGAATCTAGGTAAGTAGGTTGATTGATACATAAGGATTACGGAGTATAATTATGCTAGATTTGCCGTCCGACTTtgtccgggctacctctatttttCGTAAATTTTACAATCCTACaaattattatatttgattaaaatactccttatAACAAATAAAAGTACAAATAACTATAGAGTAACTTAAGATTAATCAACTACTTTAAGGTAAGaaaaactaggttgatcatttAGGGTATGACGAACCTATCTCATTCTTTCGAATGAGTGAGGTAAGTTGATCCTCTAGTTAGGTTGTTAGCATTCTGTTAGTACTCATAACTACTAACAGATTTTCCCGCCTAATTGGTTTTCCTTGTATATATAAGCAAACACCTAATTTTAACTACAGTTAGCTTATCATAATACAATTCTTCTTCTCTTTAACTTAAAAGTGTTTTCTCTCTAAATCGCAATTTCTCATACACAACTACACAAGCTTGTTAGATACGGAGTATTTCACTATCAAATTGTCCccactataattttttttttctagacCAGCAAGTCTAGTTTTTTCCGATTACAGAGACCGAAAGAGGAAAATAATGGTTGGGAATTGGGATGTAGATTTTACTTTTTTATAGATAATAATGATAGGGCGTTATCGGGTGTAAGTCTAGTTTTTTCCGAATATAGAGACGGAGGGAGGCAAATATTGGTTGGGAATTAGAATGTAGATTTTATATTTACGGATAATGATATGGCGTCATCGGGTGGCGCCAGAGACGAAGCTCAGCCCTGGCCGAATGGGCCATGGCCCGGGCGAGCTTGTCCATGCTAAGTATAATAAATGGCAATATATATAGTAATGTTCTGTAGTAGCACAACGGTAAGCACTCAAAACAAGTATTGAGATTTCTACAAAGTCGCGTGTTCGACTCACGGCAACgcttgttttcatttttttttttttgacaatcttcttatttagcattaaaatttgaGTATATTCCACTCCTCGACGACTGAACCTATATATTTTTAACATCAACTAGGATTTTTGTAATTAAAAGCAGGGAGTCATTTTGATCATTAGGAATATGCCTAATTTAGTAAACAATTCACCATTACTCTAATCAGTAAGGATCctctgtcccacttttgtgtcccATTGTGTGTGCCACTCCACTCACCTTTTCACACATCACTTGTTGtaaaataaaatattgcaataattatattaatttgttgatGTGTTAGAAGGTGATTGGAGTGACACACAGATTGGGATaccaaatgggacagaggatccccACTCTTACTCTAATAGTGATTGTTTTATATATCTCATTCGTCTCACCTTAATTTACAATAGAATCTTCCTAAAATACATTTATTATTTACTCGTATATTTTAGATTTGTTTCACCGTTTAGATAAAAAATCAATATTGAGTAAGTCCTTCTAAAAAAACTAATGTACAATTTAATAATtacgtaaaaaaaaattaatttgtaTGTTTCGTAAGTTACCAAAGTCTTTGTATAAAGTGAAGACATGGGACGAAGTCGAAATCGGCCCGGGTCATAATTTTACCCTAACTTCGTCCCTGGGTGGCGCCCAATCTCGGCGTCACCCTCTTACATGCAAATAAGTGAGGACGCAAATAATAATGGGTCACATGCAATAATTAAGTGAGGATTCCAATAATAATGGGTGCATCACATGTAAAAGTGAGgattgttttggtaaaaaattacCGAGTTATCGATTTAATTTGTATAGTGACTAATCTATGGCCGATTAATATTTGAATGTGACGAATATAATGAATGAGTGAGCAACGAAATAAGAATATGACACAaggaattttggtgacgcggaaaatccgatgtgggaacaaccgcgggggagtcggaatctcaccaactttgcactataatcgagacggaatgatgcaagtaaggaaatacaagatttgTTTTGCTAGCGGATTTTTGCTAAATATAGACGGAGAGTTGAGAAATAATGCGTTAAATTTGCTTGAGTTCGAATGCCCTTTTGCGTTGCTCCTCTCTTGCTTTTATAGCGGCCAGAGTCAGACTTAGGATCATGGAACTGGCCCCTGCTTCTGCTCCTAAATATCTGGTCAACTCCCATAAGAATAGGGGTTGTTGTTGACTCAGCCCAAGTCTTTCCTTTGCACGTGTGTTTTCCAACTTTCCAAAGTGTGTTTGTTTTGCTTTGACTAATCCAATGGTCCCCACCTTTTCCAACTCACCaatccttttctttcttttcctccaATGAAATGGTGACACTTCATCAAGGATAAAAAGTGATATTTTTATCCCCAACAAGGACCCGGTAATAATGGATGAAAAAGTTGTAAACCCTTACTATTATCCCTAGATAATTTAACGACCACCATTTTCATCCCAATGAAAAGGTTAAAATTGATATTTCATCACCTTTTCTTAAATCGTTCCAAAATGGAATGGGAGACAATACAGAGTTATGGGTAAGATAAGGATCCGAACTATCCCTTTTTTTTACAGTTAATAACGAGTTAAGTATAGTATAAGGACCCAAATTATCAAGAACAATAGCAATAAGGACCTCAAATACTAACGCGTAGCTTTAAGGACCTGTCTAACACTTCCGTCAAACTTGCTGTTATCTTTCCTTTAATTTCTCCTTCGAAACAATTACGGAGTACATTAGTTGTCAACAGCATCTTGATCACAAGTTAGAATTATTTAACCATCATGTAGATTATTAgtgaacacaaattctcattcaagaCGGGCACATGCTAAAGACGAATAGTATCTCTCTCATAATATACAAGTGACACTATTTATGGGGTGCTCCATTTCCCCACTTGCCCTCTCACTTGCTTtattgtgagaggggcactatccgtcttcaacttgtgacggCTAGTGTCCGTCACTAGCAAGACGCTTTGTTATTAATTTGTTTTACGCTTTTTCAACAAATTCCAAGGAGAAACGCTATTTATTTATAAGTAATTTAGTCTTTTACATAGACCTGACAAACAGATCAGATCACGTCGGGTTCGTGTCAGTTATAAATAGACCACGAACTCTTTTATCCAAACTAAACTCAAATAAAACTCGTATCGTGTTCATATTGACCTAATCACCTAAATAGGTCATCAAGTATCAATTCAAAGCCGTAACTTTTGTATCAGGTTCGTCCATTCGTATATGGTTTTCAAGTCATATATCATTTCTATTTCTAAAACTCGTTAATGTTTTCCAAGTAACTTTTAAATGAATACAAATAGGTCTATGTCATTAATATATATGGTGGAATTATCGAATCTTTGATTAGGTAGCTAgatcatttttattttatataaaaagAGTAAAATAAGTTTAAAAGAATTTGtatataataattaataaatatataaCGTACAGACAATTACGAAGGTCCACCACTGAATTACACACCCTATAAAACTATAAATGAAATATTTCTGTTACGGACTCGAAAAAGGCAAATTCTCACTACTTAAGACAggtatatccgtcttaagcttaaaacgggtcaaatgtGTTCGTgtagaaggaataagaagaaaaaaAGCAAAATTACATTtggaaaaacaaaatatttgtcTTATACGGTTATGCAGGTTTATATTTGACTCGTTTTATTATTAAGACGGATACCTCTATTTTAAGGAATACTGGTTAAAAAAAATTGCAGTAAAAAAGCGTGAGTCAAAATAATTTGCATGTCTAAAAAATACTCCATATTAACTCCTTGTTAATTGTTTATGCTCTTTAACAGTTTCAAACAAAAAAGAAGAGAAGATAACAGAATATTTGACGGAAATACAAAAAAGGTCCTTATAGCTACACAAAAATAGTTGAAGTCCTTATTGCTATCCTCCTTCATATTTGAGGTCCTTACTTTATAGTTTACTCGTTAATAACCTATACTATTAATGTTTCCAGTTAAGAACCTCATCTGCCCAATCCGTTAACTCTCTGTTAAGTCCTCAAGGGCTACTCATATTCAGACTTTTTTTAGACATaaaatgtttattaatttgtgcaAATGAATTAGAATattaaattaagaaaatgaataaataTGAGAGAAAACAAGGAATTAGAGTCaaattttctttctttctcttctaCATCAATTTTGTTAATTGTTATACTGTCATGGTGCCATATCTAGTTTTCTACTTTCCCTTCTTCTCTTCTCTCTAGCCCACTCAATCACCCATGTCCTCTTCAATTCTCCCTTTTGTCTAATTATATATTTTCCAAAAGCAAATCTCAATGCCTTAACTGTAAAGTTTAAAAGTTTAAGTCCTTAACTGGAAAAATATTCAAAGTTGAGGTCCTTAACTTACCTTTGGACAATAATTGTGGGATGAAGAGAGTACAATAAAACCTAAACAAAGTGGGACCTGACGCCCGGAGAGGGAATAATCCATGGAAAGAACTCACACAGACAGTGCGCCAGCGGTGGGGTCTCAGATCCAgggaggatccaacctcctcgtcatcaaaaaaaaaaaaaaaaaaaaacctaaacaaAGCTGACACACAGATTTATGTTGGTTCATGACTAATAGTGTATTAACTACTAGTTTATGTTGTATATTTGTGGAATTTAAAACCTACCAGATCCTAAAAAAAACTCTTTCTaaaaaccctagcctccatcAATTATACGGGGCTCCCATCGATCAtcaatcgatggtaagccccaaaattgCTTTATTTTTCAATCAATAGTACGCAATCTATTtttctttatgtttttgtttaatttccgctttcgtttttgtttcttctctctttctgagggctccgtccccgtctatcggtggtgtccttctctcagtttgagagctttcgttttctggttcgtttgcagttttctaataagtcagcagaagatcagcgttgttatagatcgttatatggttttacttattttgtccgattcatggctacaatcaatcacgtcagaagaaatggatactcgtcaaggaagattcggagaccctcttatggatgaaagccttttgcggcgaatcgatgatagagactcaTTGCGagtgtttcattctttgaacaagaatttatttcctatggttgtaatcgatttgtatccgattgagcttggcatatgttgtagatgtcgtatgactttttattaatgataatgatcttttctcaaaaaaaaaaaatagtgtatTAACTACTCCACAAGGCGAGACCCCCCATGTAATAGTCGTTCGAAGTGGTAACTAAGAGATTCAAGACACAAATATAACAATCGGCAACGAGAATTATTCTTCTATTCAATTACCTCTTTTATATCATGAGAGATCATTAACATCATAACATGTGTTAAGAACAGTAGTTAGCTCAACTGTTAAGAGCTCTTTTACCCAACCATGAAATTTGGAGTTCAATTCTTACCGCGACATAATTAGCTCatttgaaggaaaaaaaaaacatcataACATCTGATCCGTATAACTAACTCATTTTCCTTTCATTTTTGAATAACATACAACCTAAACCTAGCTCACAAACATGTCATTATGACCTAAAAACCTCTTTCTTAAAACCATCTAATAATCATAGGCCACTCAATCTTTACCAAAATCTCGACCCGATTCACCTTCATTATCCACGTGCTTAAATTTATGGTtcaaatttatttttattttcatacAAAAATCAAATAACTTATCCATCACTACAAGGACGATGGACCCTCATAGATATAAAATCAATTAGCGAGTGTCACGTAGGACGTTTGTCCTTCACACATTGTGTGCATTCCTCTAGTACAATCCCCTATATAAACCTACATCAAATACCATATTCTACCACAACTTCAAcctaattaaaaatattacattgtcataacacaaaaaataaaaataataataacacgaTGGCGGGTATGATGAAACTACTAGCGGTGGTTGTCGGGCTCCTGTTCCTGGTGCCCGACACCATGCAGTTGTCTGTTGACCACCCGCTCCACACCGTTGTGGAGCGACTTAACGTTAATACTGGGCCATTTTTGGGCCTTGTTATTTCTAGTGGTAGAGATGAAAAGATACTTAAGAACTCTAGTTACTATGAGCCCGATGCATCTAATCCTTACATTACCATTGCCGGTATTAACCCCTTAGCTTatgttatacggagtatattgTTCCTTCcatttatttcatttgcatgcgtatgaaaataaaataaaataaaaggagagTGTGCTTTTTAAGATATATAAaattattgttgttttatactcTGTCACGGTGTCTACCTTAATCGAGGTGGACTAACTGACAGATCGACATTTTAAGTATAACATAAATTTTTtctaacaataaataaaatttggaCTGTGAAATTGATATACTTTTGGAAAATATATAGCTTCTCAAATTCAATAGACGACGTTATTAATACCGACCTCTTAAAATTATCGCTTTAGGAAGGAGATTCAACTTTGGAAGGTTCAGTGGTGAGCCTGTGATCTATGTCCTTGCTGGGGAGCCATTGGTAAAGTTTCACTAAGCTAGTATCGTTGTATTACGTTATATAATTATCTTATCAAATGAATTATCGCGTTTCCTAATATATAAGACGAACTTATACAGGGAAATGTAGGGGTGACCGTACAAATTCTGATAAATACCTTCCGTATCAAGGGGATCATCAACTATGGAGCTGCCGCGACTGTTAGCAACCAAGTGTTTATTGCTGATGTTGTTGTTCCTTCTCAAGTCGCCTTCACCGGTAACTGGAGATGGGAGGTATCATACTCAAAATTTTAAAGAAATAttactaaagaaataaaaaaaaaaaatcaaatatgaCTAAGGAAATATTTATGAGACTGATTAAAAAGTAACTATTTGGgactaaggctctgatgttgtaaCGAGCAGAAATATGACTAAAAAGGAGCAAACTTTTTGGGACTAagactctgatgttgttgttgagcAGAAATACGAGTCAGAAGTACTGAAGAAGCCATCATTGGTGATCGGAGAATACAATGTGCCAGAAGCAGGAGCAAACTATTTGGAACACATTACATCCTTGAAAACTAAAACATACACACCAACAAGCGGCGCAAAGAGGGCTTATTTCTTCAATGTCCACCCTGAGTGGGTTCAGCTCGCTTCGCAACTCAACTTTGGTGAGCGTCCCACCGTTCACCGAGGTGAAGGTGTCAGTGTTGGTTCTTCTGACATTTACGTATCCAACGTCGCTTACTCAACCTTCCTTAACAAGAAACTCAATGTCACTGCCATTGACACTGAAAGTGCTGCCGTTGTTTccgtaagttttttttttttttttttttttagtcatATTTTACCTAATTAGCCTTATCTAACATATGTCCGGGAAACCTAgggttctttttttttccttaattGTGAcgattatttttaattttataaagaTGAGTTTCTTTTTTATATTACGGATTATTTTTATTCCCAAACttatacgagtattattattgacTATAAGAAaatacttcaaaaaaaaaaaaaaatacgtcaAAAAATTGATGGAGATAGTCAGACAGAAAATACATCAAAAAAAGTTCGTAAAAGATAGTGATTAAAAAGAAAATTCAAAATAAGGCCATGGGCCCTCTGCGTATGAACCTAATATGGATAACGGTTTATCTAATATATGCCCTAACAACGCATGTTAATTAATAAGCTTAATAGAAAAGATTTTCTAAATTAtttcactaattatggtaaatataaacttgataatTCTCAAAAATTCCTATTTAATTGGCTTTTTAACGTGTGCCCTAATAGCATGCAAGTCAGAAAAACCGTATACTTTTAATATATTTGCATGGGGTAAGATTTAGTTATGTGATGGTACAATTTGATGAATGTTATAGACATCAATAGCAAATGGAGTGCCACACATTGTGTTCAGAGGTACATCAAACAGGCCTGGATCTGATTCCGACTCGAGATTATCCGAAGTGACTGCGAAAAACGTTCTAAAGACTGTTGCAGCGTTCATTGGAGCCCTCTCACCAAAGACATCCGCCAGCGCCTACTAATAACTTGATCTCTTGCTTGTTGCTCTTTCCCATTTCGTTCTctttatgtttatgttgatgttttTGTTCTTGGGTTTATGTATGTAATCTAAGTTTTTTTTGTTATACTTCCTCAAATAAATTGGGATTGTGTGCGGTATGAATGTATGCATGATGACAAAAACCTCATGATTTTGATCccaaataatatatgtgcatcgTTGTAATCAATATCATTAGAATTTGTCTTTATATTTTTGTATTATTATAGTATAATGCGTGATGAAAATGACACTAATAATTTATTACTCATTTTTAGAACACAAAAACTTTTAAGAGACGATTTCACTAGCACACATTAAACATCAAAGAAAATGTCGGAAAGTAATGATAAATTACGAGCAGTGGTGGAGCTTGGGGTacggagggggggggggggggggtaattaGCAGAGGCGGTCGCCCCCGCTGGcgtttaaaaatttcgaaatttagtTAAAGTTTTCGAATTTTTTCGAGACTCCTTTATAATATTACCCTTTCGCCCCCGTTGAAAATTTTCGTCCCCGCTGACtttaaatcctggctccgccactgattACGAGTACTTATCTTTAGGCTTCTAAGCAAGAGCAAATATGTGCATTTCAGACATATTTGAATAGCCTTGTGAATAATTAACCTGTAACAGAGCGAGGGGTTAGCAGAATCACTCAATTTTGTTTAGTTCATTTACCTTGAATTTTTGAACTATTTTTTACATTCCTTAACTTAGAATAAATAATCTTACTACTTAGGTACAAATAAAGTTACAAGCCTTACTTGACACATTTCCCTAAAATAATCCTTGTTTTCAACACTTAATTAGAATTAGCATAATTGATAATTGGACAAAAGCCAAAAATGAGGAAACATATGACATGATGACAAGATGACATGTTGTGGTCGATTCTCCGCTTATATGTTACTCACTTACTCGTATGTTTGTACTAGTGTGTTTTAAAAAGTTACAACATAATGTCAAGTCACATATCACAATAATGGAAATTTGAAAGAGCTTTATGGTATATTGAATTCGGCTCTGCCATTATGGAGCCTTAAATCAAACAATTCTATTgatatttttatttttgtcaGAAAAAATATAGATCttgtaaaatatttttttttcgaattatCTTATTTGATTTAATACTCAAGACATCAATCTCATAGCTATCTATCTCTTCCTTGGTATGGATTTGAGGTATGAGCAGATATGGGAGCATGCATTGCATCTACAGTTCACACTATGTTCAAAAGACGTTTATGTGAGGAGGCATTTTAAGAGTATAAAATTACTCTTGGTACTTCAACCATCTGCTTAATTAAACTTTTGATAGAGTTGGTTCTTTGACAGTATACTCGTATACTATTATGACAGAATAATTAGTTACAGGCACAAGCAAGACTCTTCTCAAACCTGTGTTTGCGGCGGAGTTTAAAACTATGAATGTACGATAAGAGATTCTTGGATACAACAGGTGCGTGACAATGTTACCGAGCCTATGAGAATACTAGAGATTTCAGAATTTACCATATACAAATATGTAGAAtttgaataaaaaaataaaaataaaaactaaaaAGAGGCTTATCAGTTATCACTGGTTTGGCTGCAAAGGGGTGATTTTATTACACACTTACAATGTGCCTAGAAATTTTTCGGACTAGAAACCCCATATTCCAAGAGAAGACTTAATTCAAAATTTATGAATTTAGCAAATTTAGATACGTTTTTCAGAATATTGTTTATCGAGTAATTTATTTGTAACTACGATAGCGTTATTAAACTACTATACAAATGAACCAAATATGTGATATTAATAAAATTTTTTATCGGTCATCTAATTAGATGAATAAATAGATTGTGGTCTTGAATAACAGTTTCTAAGTATAATACCAATTTTTCATCTCGCATGTCAACAATTAATTGATCTAAAAAAAAAGGCAAATCAATCTAAAGCACGTGTAATGTTAGTACTAGGCATTTAGCCAACACCACTAATTTCTTATCCATCGTACCAAAAAAAACTAATTTCTTatccacaaaatctcattgaagacgacacgtatccgtcactttggagtaacggataccatttcctctcacaaatgacccaaatagaggagagagggaagcacatgggggtgccccaccttgtccccctatccgttttataagt from Silene latifolia isolate original U9 population chromosome 5, ASM4854445v1, whole genome shotgun sequence encodes the following:
- the LOC141656702 gene encoding bark storage protein A-like: MAGMMKLLAVVVGLLFLVPDTMQLSVDHPLHTVVERLNVNTGPFLGLVISSGRDEKILKNSSYYEPDASNPYITIAGRRFNFGRFSGEPVIYVLAGEPLGNVGVTVQILINTFRIKGIINYGAAATVSNQVFIADVVVPSQVAFTGNWRWEKYESEVLKKPSLVIGEYNVPEAGANYLEHITSLKTKTYTPTSGAKRAYFFNVHPEWVQLASQLNFGERPTVHRGEGVSVGSSDIYVSNVAYSTFLNKKLNVTAIDTESAAVVSTSIANGVPHIVFRGTSNRPGSDSDSRLSEVTAKNVLKTVAAFIGALSPKTSASAY